A region from the Achromobacter seleniivolatilans genome encodes:
- a CDS encoding chorismate mutase, with product MQEPDTQGAPLREYTDPAYRPLCANLADVRANIDRLDDEIVRLIAERAMYVKDAARFKRDAFQVSAPARQAQVFEKVQALAMRHNPGFSNLEQVVDATYRAMVAAFIANEQTYFEKMKNVGDTNA from the coding sequence ATGCAAGAACCCGACACCCAAGGCGCCCCGCTGCGCGAATACACCGATCCCGCCTACCGCCCGCTGTGCGCCAATCTGGCCGACGTGCGCGCCAACATCGACCGGCTGGATGACGAGATCGTCCGGCTGATTGCCGAGCGCGCCATGTACGTAAAAGACGCCGCGCGCTTCAAGCGCGACGCCTTCCAGGTCAGCGCGCCTGCGCGCCAGGCCCAGGTCTTCGAGAAGGTCCAAGCCCTGGCCATGCGGCACAACCCGGGTTTTTCCAACCTGGAACAAGTGGTGGACGCGACGTATCGAGCGATGGTCGCCGCCTTCATCGCCAACGAACAAACCTATTTCGAAAAAATGAAAAACGTGGGAGACACAAATGCATAA
- a CDS encoding LysR substrate-binding domain-containing protein yields the protein MDWTHRLRLRNLKMLLSLAQTRNISHSAAMLNTTQPGLSKWLKDLEDDIGLPLFERHARGLRTTPHGDVLIAHAQRMEAQLDRASADMAALREGGGGRVVIGASGASASDTVPLAVMKLLARMPQARVKLVEGTTDRLLAQLAQGDLDIVVGRSAPEHHDPAIRFEALYLEPIHLVARPKHPLFANEQPSWQDLLSYRWILWPKGTPIRNAVDAALAAAGQAPPADHVESNSVTINLTLLNNSDMIGVASHRAALRFSQMRAMRIIPVRLSGFGSVAMYWREDAFRPIAVQEAMAALRNTVAEHAPGVTRL from the coding sequence ATGGATTGGACCCACCGATTGCGCCTTCGCAATCTGAAAATGCTGCTCAGCCTGGCGCAGACTCGCAACATCAGCCATTCGGCCGCGATGCTCAACACAACGCAGCCTGGCTTATCCAAGTGGTTGAAGGACCTGGAAGACGATATCGGCCTGCCGCTGTTTGAACGGCATGCGCGGGGTTTGCGCACGACGCCGCATGGCGACGTGCTGATCGCGCACGCCCAGCGCATGGAAGCGCAACTGGACCGCGCCAGCGCCGACATGGCCGCGCTGCGCGAGGGCGGCGGAGGCCGGGTGGTCATCGGCGCGTCGGGCGCGTCGGCGTCCGACACGGTGCCGCTTGCGGTCATGAAGCTGCTGGCGCGCATGCCGCAGGCTCGCGTGAAGCTGGTTGAAGGCACGACCGACCGGTTGCTGGCGCAATTGGCGCAAGGGGATTTGGATATTGTGGTGGGGCGGTCCGCGCCAGAACACCATGATCCCGCGATCCGCTTCGAGGCGCTCTACCTGGAACCGATTCATCTGGTGGCGCGGCCCAAGCATCCTTTGTTCGCCAATGAGCAACCCAGTTGGCAGGACCTGCTGTCTTACCGCTGGATCTTGTGGCCCAAGGGCACGCCGATCCGCAATGCCGTGGACGCGGCGTTGGCGGCTGCGGGGCAGGCGCCGCCTGCGGATCACGTGGAATCGAATTCGGTCACGATCAATCTCACCCTGCTTAACAACAGCGACATGATTGGCGTAGCTTCCCATCGGGCGGCGCTGCGTTTTTCTCAAATGCGGGCGATGCGCATTATTCCCGTGCGCCTGTCGGGGTTCGGGTCAGTGGCCATGTATTGGCGCGAAGATGCGTTCCGCCCGATCGCGGTGCAAGAAGCGATGGCGGCACTACGCAATACGGTGGCGGAACACGCGCCCGGCGTCACGAGGCTGTGA
- a CDS encoding fumarylacetoacetate hydrolase family protein has product MPFVFAPAAPAAVPIVGTQDTFPVRRVYCVGRNYAAHAREMGFDPDREPPFFFCKPADAVVPVAEGSTLALPYPPETSNLHYEIELVAAIGKAGSNIAVEAALEHVWGYAVGLDMTRRDLQMKLREAGRPWELGKAFDQSAPIGPLHPANTVRGIDQAAIWLQVNGADKQRSDTGQLIWSVAETIAYLSRYFRLEAGDLIYTGTPEGVGPVVRGDTMKGGVDGLGTLSVQMV; this is encoded by the coding sequence ATGCCGTTTGTGTTTGCTCCCGCTGCTCCCGCCGCCGTGCCCATCGTGGGCACTCAGGACACCTTTCCCGTGCGCCGCGTCTACTGCGTGGGCCGCAACTATGCCGCCCACGCACGCGAAATGGGTTTCGACCCTGACCGCGAACCGCCGTTCTTCTTTTGCAAGCCCGCCGATGCCGTGGTGCCTGTAGCAGAAGGCTCCACGCTGGCGCTGCCCTATCCGCCTGAAACATCCAATCTGCATTATGAAATCGAGCTGGTCGCGGCCATCGGCAAGGCCGGTTCCAATATCGCCGTAGAAGCTGCGCTGGAACATGTGTGGGGTTACGCCGTCGGCCTGGATATGACGCGCCGCGACCTGCAAATGAAACTGCGCGAAGCCGGCCGGCCCTGGGAATTGGGCAAGGCCTTCGATCAGAGCGCGCCCATCGGTCCGCTGCATCCCGCAAACACGGTGCGCGGCATAGATCAGGCTGCTATCTGGTTGCAGGTCAATGGCGCGGACAAGCAGCGCAGCGACACAGGTCAGCTCATCTGGTCCGTCGCCGAAACCATCGCCTACCTGTCCAGGTACTTCCGCCTGGAAGCCGGCGACCTGATCTACACCGGCACGCCAGAAGGCGTAGGCCCTGTCGTGCGTGGTGACACGATGAAGGGCGGCGTGGATGGCCTGGGCACCCTTAGCGTCCAGATGGTCTGA
- the gtdA gene encoding gentisate 1,2-dioxygenase, whose product MPDGHPPGADRAAYYARIAKKHMAPLWESLHNLVPRQPAPRCVPALWKYEDVRDDVMASGTLITAEEAVRRVLILENPGLPGQASITQSLYAGLQLILPGEIAPSHRHTQSALRFIVEGRGAYTAVNGERTTMHPGDFIITPSWTWHDHGNAETVEGGEPVVWLDGLDIPLMRFLDAGFAENYPSATQPVTRPEGDSMARFGHNMAPVRHQPASGTSPIFNYPYERSREALDELYRHGELDPWDGVKLRYVNPATGGYPMPTMGTFMQFLPAGFQGKTFRTTDSTVYSVVEGRGTARIGDQEFHFEPRDVFVAPSWLPVQLAALEDATLFSYSDRPVQAALGVWREERVD is encoded by the coding sequence ATGCCCGACGGTCATCCCCCTGGCGCGGATCGCGCTGCCTATTACGCGCGTATCGCCAAAAAGCACATGGCTCCCCTGTGGGAGTCGCTGCATAACCTGGTGCCGCGTCAACCAGCCCCGCGTTGCGTCCCCGCCCTTTGGAAGTACGAGGACGTGCGGGACGACGTCATGGCATCCGGCACGCTGATTACCGCCGAGGAAGCCGTGCGGCGCGTGCTGATTCTGGAGAACCCGGGCCTGCCCGGCCAGGCCAGCATCACGCAAAGCCTGTATGCCGGGCTGCAACTGATTCTGCCCGGCGAGATCGCGCCCAGCCACCGGCACACGCAATCGGCGCTGCGCTTTATCGTGGAAGGCCGCGGCGCCTATACCGCCGTCAATGGTGAACGCACCACGATGCACCCCGGCGACTTCATCATTACGCCGTCATGGACCTGGCACGATCATGGCAACGCGGAAACAGTCGAAGGCGGCGAACCCGTCGTCTGGCTGGATGGCCTGGACATTCCGCTGATGCGTTTTCTGGACGCGGGATTTGCCGAGAACTATCCGTCGGCCACGCAGCCCGTCACGCGGCCGGAAGGCGACAGCATGGCGCGCTTTGGCCACAACATGGCGCCGGTGCGCCATCAGCCGGCAAGCGGAACCTCGCCCATCTTCAACTACCCCTATGAACGCAGCCGCGAAGCGTTGGACGAGCTCTACCGCCACGGCGAGCTTGACCCCTGGGACGGCGTAAAGCTGCGCTACGTGAACCCGGCAACCGGCGGCTACCCCATGCCGACCATGGGGACTTTTATGCAGTTCCTGCCGGCCGGATTCCAAGGCAAGACGTTCCGCACCACCGACTCCACGGTTTACAGCGTTGTTGAAGGACGCGGCACCGCCCGCATCGGCGACCAGGAATTCCACTTTGAACCGCGTGATGTCTTCGTGGCGCCTTCGTGGTTGCCGGTGCAATTGGCCGCTCTGGAAGACGCGACGCTGTTCAGCTATTCAGACCGCCCCGTGCAAGCCGCGCTAGGCGTGTGGCGCGAAGAGCGCGTCGACTGA
- the maiA gene encoding maleylacetoacetate isomerase, translating into MKLHTFFNSSTSYRVRIALALKNVPYDTLPVNLRKQEQRAAGYVAKNPSAGVPLLIDEDVQLSQSLAIIDYLDATHPEPRLIPADTLARARVLELSDAIACDIHPVNNMRVLRYLQDVLGATDDQKNAWYQHWIREGLTAVEALLARYGHGVNCFGDAPTLADCCLVPQVANAQRMGCDLSPYPRVMRIFEHCNTQPAFQQAAPAQQPDYSL; encoded by the coding sequence ATGAAACTCCACACCTTTTTCAACAGCTCCACGTCTTACCGCGTGCGCATTGCGTTGGCACTTAAGAACGTGCCCTACGACACGCTGCCCGTGAATCTGCGCAAGCAGGAACAACGCGCCGCCGGCTATGTGGCCAAGAATCCATCGGCCGGGGTTCCCTTGCTGATTGATGAAGACGTGCAGCTGTCGCAGTCGCTTGCCATCATCGACTATCTGGACGCCACACACCCCGAGCCGCGCCTGATCCCCGCCGACACGCTAGCCCGCGCCCGGGTGCTGGAATTGTCAGATGCCATTGCCTGCGACATCCACCCCGTGAACAACATGCGGGTTCTGCGCTATTTGCAGGATGTGCTGGGTGCGACTGACGATCAGAAAAACGCCTGGTATCAGCATTGGATACGCGAAGGGCTGACCGCCGTGGAAGCCCTGCTGGCCCGTTACGGCCACGGCGTCAATTGCTTTGGCGACGCGCCGACGCTTGCCGATTGCTGCCTGGTTCCGCAGGTGGCCAACGCACAACGCATGGGCTGCGATCTTTCGCCCTATCCCCGCGTTATGCGCATCTTTGAACACTGCAATACGCAGCCCGCCTTCCAGCAGGCCGCGCCTGCCCAGCAACCGGATTACAGCTTGTGA
- the relB gene encoding type II toxin-antitoxin system RelB family antitoxin, whose amino-acid sequence MPTSIRLILRLEHLAEVAGRSKSFYPSELMMSALEDLEDLQSAERELDAVRTGSSKVYTLDEAEKRLGR is encoded by the coding sequence ATGCCTACATCCATCCGGCTCATCCTGCGGCTTGAGCATCTGGCAGAAGTTGCGGGGCGCAGCAAGTCGTTTTACCCGAGCGAATTGATGATGAGTGCTCTGGAAGACCTGGAGGATCTGCAGTCGGCCGAACGTGAGCTTGACGCCGTTAGAACAGGCTCGTCCAAGGTCTACACGCTGGATGAGGCGGAAAAGAGACTCGGCCGATAA